A stretch of DNA from Prosthecobacter debontii:
TGGGTTTTCCCAATCACCGGCAGGAACTCATGCGGATCACACTCGGCAGGGCCGTAGCCGGGGAAGTGCTTGGCGCAGCTCAGGATGCCTTCTCCCCGCATGGCGCGGTTGAAGACTCCGGCGTTGTTGATGACCTGCTGTGGATCGCGACCCCAGCAGCGGCCTTTGAGGGAGTTATCGGCGGTGTCGTCGTAGGAGATGTCCAGGACGGGGCAGAGATCGAGATTGAAGCCGAACAGGCGCAGGATCTGGCCGGTGAGCTTGCCATGCTGTTTGATCAGCTTCATGTCGCCCTTATCCCGAAGCGCTTGGGCATTCGGCGGTTCTTCACCGATCAAACGCAGGCGTGAGACACGGCCACCTTCCTGATCAATCGTGATGAAGGGCTCGATGTTGGAGAGATCCCTCAGATCATCAATCAGCTTCCGCAGTTGCTCGGGGGAGACGATGTTACGACCGAACAGGATGAAGCCACCGGGCTGGAGCTTCTTAAAGCGGGCGGCGGTTTCGGAGTCGAGTTCAGGACCGGGAACGCCGGTGAGGAGAAGTTGGCCGAGGGACATGGGTGGCAACGGAGAAGTGTGA
This window harbors:
- a CDS encoding glycoside hydrolase family 3 N-terminal domain-containing protein, with translation MSLGQLLLTGVPGPELDSETAARFKKLQPGGFILFGRNIVSPEQLRKLIDDLRDLSNIEPFITIDQEGGRVSRLRLIGEEPPNAQALRDKGDMKLIKQHGKLTGQILRLFGFNLDLCPVLDISYDDTADNSLKGRCWGRDPQQVINNAGVFNRAMRGEGILSCAKHFPGYGPAECDPHEFLPVIGKTHEQMLESELLPYTALLPEIDSVMTCHSNYTAYDPDRPRWPASLSHNVCTKLLRDQLGFEGLAMTDDLDMGAILNEVTFEQAIQEAVRAGNDLVMICHRLEMVELARQHLEGVEAPILHDALVRIEKTKKRLVSPDKFSLDRFAKINQEIWDLRVATLGEDRAKVLSVEDGKRSPVELY